A region from the Chitinispirillum alkaliphilum genome encodes:
- a CDS encoding Spermidine synthase produces the protein MSEKEVEKRVFKEALNPNFGYYYTVNKTLQKAKTQFQEIELIETEEMGNVLLLDNITQVADKNDYMYHEPMVHPAMCSHPKPENILVIGGGDGGILKEVLKYPTVKRVEHAELDEGVIQFSRKYLDKVHGGSFEDPRVNVNIVDGRKYTMEHKGEFDVVIMDMTDPFGPSKMLYTKEFYEAVNSAFRDRAGIFVMHSESPVSRPLAFSCINQTLNSVFGKVNHVYTYIQMYAVLWSVAISSQDIDSSGITPAVVEEKLKEYGIEGLKMYNGATHLSMHTPFPYISEILSSQGRIITDNEPDFPDDFIS, from the coding sequence ATGTCTGAGAAAGAAGTTGAAAAAAGGGTATTCAAGGAAGCGCTGAATCCAAATTTCGGTTATTATTACACTGTAAACAAGACGCTTCAGAAAGCCAAAACCCAATTTCAGGAAATTGAGCTTATTGAAACCGAAGAAATGGGAAATGTTCTTCTGCTGGATAATATCACACAGGTTGCAGATAAAAACGACTACATGTATCACGAACCTATGGTTCATCCTGCAATGTGTTCTCATCCAAAACCGGAAAACATACTCGTTATAGGCGGCGGGGACGGAGGTATTCTCAAAGAGGTACTCAAGTATCCCACGGTCAAAAGAGTTGAGCATGCGGAGCTGGATGAAGGGGTTATACAGTTTTCAAGAAAATATCTGGATAAAGTGCATGGTGGCTCTTTTGAGGACCCCAGAGTGAATGTGAACATAGTGGATGGCCGCAAGTACACAATGGAGCACAAAGGGGAGTTTGATGTAGTAATCATGGATATGACAGATCCGTTTGGTCCATCAAAAATGCTTTATACAAAAGAGTTTTACGAAGCTGTCAACAGCGCATTCAGAGACAGAGCGGGTATTTTTGTGATGCACTCTGAGTCCCCGGTATCCCGTCCACTGGCCTTCTCCTGCATAAACCAAACCCTTAATTCGGTTTTTGGAAAGGTTAATCATGTCTATACCTACATCCAGATGTATGCGGTGTTGTGGTCTGTGGCGATTTCCTCTCAGGATATCGATTCTTCCGGCATTACGCCTGCTGTGGTTGAAGAGAAACTGAAAGAGTATGGCATTGAAGGGTTGAAGATGTATAATGGTGCGACTCATCTGTCCATGCACACACCTTTTCCCTATATTTCCGAAATATTATCCTCTCAAGGTCGTATAATTACAGACAATGAGCCGGATTTCCCCGATGACTTTATTTCCTGA
- a CDS encoding S-adenosylmethionine decarboxylase proenzyme yields MINRCRGRKIKLHGFNNLTKSLSFNIYDICFARSKSSQIDYLEYIDEEYNSQKLRSILEEVTNIIQAKIVNISTQDYDPRGASVTVLINEGHHPSGEESKDVVAHLDKSHIAAHTYPENNTANGISTFRVDIDVSTCGMISPLRALDFLIDSFDSDIVLMDYRVRGFTRDINGRKIYIDHDITSIQEYIPDEILRKYTAYDINIVSDNIFHTKMMLKDLKMENYLFGTEGERFTKTEKGRVKTLLKKEMQEIFECRNIFGQED; encoded by the coding sequence GTGATAAACAGATGCAGGGGGAGAAAGATAAAACTACATGGGTTTAACAATTTAACAAAATCCCTTAGTTTTAATATTTATGATATCTGTTTTGCCCGTTCAAAATCAAGTCAGATTGATTACCTTGAATACATTGATGAGGAATACAATTCACAGAAACTTCGCAGTATACTGGAGGAAGTAACAAACATTATCCAGGCGAAGATAGTTAACATCTCGACCCAGGATTATGACCCAAGAGGGGCAAGCGTCACAGTGTTAATCAATGAGGGGCACCACCCAAGTGGCGAAGAGAGCAAGGATGTTGTAGCCCATCTTGACAAAAGCCACATAGCCGCCCATACCTATCCTGAAAACAACACTGCAAACGGGATCTCTACATTCAGAGTGGATATAGATGTATCGACATGCGGGATGATTTCACCTCTGCGGGCCCTGGATTTCCTTATCGACAGTTTTGACTCCGATATTGTGTTGATGGATTACAGAGTGCGCGGATTCACCAGGGATATCAACGGACGTAAAATTTATATAGATCATGATATTACTTCCATTCAGGAATATATTCCCGATGAGATTTTACGGAAATATACCGCATACGATATCAACATTGTTTCAGATAACATTTTCCATACCAAGATGATGTTAAAAGATCTGAAAATGGAAAACTATCTCTTCGGCACTGAAGGTGAACGGTTTACGAAAACTGAAAAAGGCCGTGTTAAGACGTTGTTGAAAAAAGAGATGCAGGAGATTTTTGAGTGTAGAAACATCTTTGGCCAGGAGGACTGA
- a CDS encoding Flagellar regulatory protein FleQ: MKKILIVDDEQSIRIMLVDHLENNYHVRDAQSAREALEILKNEHYDLVISDINMPGMSGPLLLKEVKQQYPNTKTALITAYDIDNYVKIAWECSVSNIIPKTVPFNFYELDSMVDALLTGEIFGIARYLQPDGITMREFCITSSVEGREVREQITTLFEREFGSSGDMLLLLDEIITNAVYHASRYDDGQEKYSNLEDVNLEPHEYVYVCCGYDSEKYGVSVVDNQGKLSKERVLQKVERQISGEGVLDYSGRGIHMSRLFSDRMIINIDPDTKTEVILLNYFSNKYRGYKPLYINEL, encoded by the coding sequence GTGAAAAAGATCCTTATAGTCGATGATGAACAGTCGATCCGTATAATGCTGGTAGACCATCTGGAAAATAACTACCATGTGAGAGATGCTCAGAGCGCCAGAGAGGCCCTTGAGATCTTGAAAAACGAACACTATGACCTTGTGATTTCGGATATAAATATGCCGGGCATGAGCGGACCGCTTCTTTTAAAAGAGGTCAAACAACAGTATCCCAATACTAAAACTGCCCTTATCACCGCTTATGATATCGACAATTATGTGAAGATCGCCTGGGAGTGCTCTGTGAGTAATATCATTCCCAAGACCGTACCGTTCAATTTCTATGAGCTTGATAGTATGGTAGATGCTCTTTTAACCGGAGAGATTTTCGGGATCGCGCGGTATTTGCAACCCGATGGGATTACAATGAGAGAGTTTTGTATCACATCCTCCGTGGAGGGCAGGGAGGTCAGGGAGCAGATCACCACACTTTTTGAAAGGGAGTTCGGCTCATCTGGTGATATGCTTTTGCTTCTGGATGAGATTATCACCAATGCGGTGTATCATGCTTCAAGATATGATGACGGGCAGGAGAAATACTCCAATCTTGAGGATGTTAATCTCGAGCCGCATGAGTATGTGTATGTGTGCTGTGGCTATGACAGCGAGAAATATGGAGTTTCGGTTGTCGATAACCAGGGTAAGTTATCAAAAGAGAGAGTGCTTCAGAAGGTCGAAAGGCAGATCAGCGGTGAAGGGGTTTTGGATTATTCCGGACGGGGAATTCATATGAGTCGTCTGTTTTCTGACCGAATGATCATAAATATCGATCCCGACACAAAAACAGAAGTAATACTTCTCAATTATTTTTCAAATAAATACCGCGGTTACAAACCCCTTTATATCAACGAACTTTAA
- a CDS encoding sensor histidine kinase, producing MSILDIKQQLETVFDSIGESICIIDSDFKILRVNKSYAQNANCSIKSVLSKSCWSVFWCRDTECSNCPAKTVFKTGNAVEKVHFTRKLEGEVKYFMVSVYPVKDSDNVVTNVIECIRDITEEKRIVEQLIRSEKLASIGIMTAGVAHEMNNPLSGISGMATNMIKMPSKYGLNEKGVSRVQMILESSSKATQIMKGLLHLSRKQDSVRVIVDINALVRRSIDDIHFPGISEIRKSFYPDQNAPPVKCDPNQIEQVIINIMTNAIQSILEKSTLYTVNDRFYEGYIKVSIRNQGSGLLVSFTDNGMGIPEEIQSKIFDPFFTTRPAGQGTGLGLSICNRIIEEHGGKLFFENLDGQSVFCFTLPLDDEIPERSIGGGQDKW from the coding sequence GTGTCCATATTAGATATTAAGCAGCAGCTTGAGACTGTGTTTGATTCCATCGGGGAATCAATCTGTATTATAGACAGTGATTTTAAGATACTTCGGGTAAATAAAAGCTACGCCCAGAACGCTAACTGCAGCATAAAATCAGTGTTGTCAAAATCTTGCTGGTCTGTTTTCTGGTGCAGAGATACAGAGTGTAGCAATTGCCCTGCCAAAACGGTTTTTAAAACCGGTAATGCTGTGGAAAAAGTTCATTTCACACGTAAGCTTGAAGGTGAAGTGAAATATTTCATGGTCAGCGTTTACCCCGTAAAAGATTCCGACAATGTGGTCACCAACGTTATAGAGTGTATCCGAGACATCACTGAAGAGAAGCGGATTGTTGAGCAGCTGATCCGCTCCGAAAAGCTTGCCAGTATTGGGATCATGACAGCCGGAGTTGCCCATGAGATGAATAACCCTCTCTCCGGTATATCGGGTATGGCAACCAACATGATCAAAATGCCTTCAAAATATGGGTTGAATGAAAAGGGTGTAAGCCGGGTGCAGATGATCCTTGAGAGTTCAAGCAAAGCAACACAGATTATGAAAGGATTGCTTCATCTATCCCGAAAACAGGATAGTGTGCGGGTAATTGTGGATATAAACGCACTTGTGAGAAGAAGTATTGACGATATTCATTTCCCAGGAATATCTGAGATCAGGAAAAGTTTTTACCCTGATCAGAATGCACCACCGGTCAAGTGCGATCCCAATCAGATCGAGCAGGTCATAATCAACATCATGACCAATGCTATACAGTCTATTCTGGAAAAAAGCACGCTATATACTGTAAATGACAGGTTTTATGAAGGCTATATAAAGGTCTCTATCAGAAATCAGGGCTCTGGTTTACTTGTATCCTTCACCGATAACGGTATGGGGATACCGGAGGAGATTCAATCAAAAATTTTTGACCCCTTTTTCACAACGCGTCCTGCGGGACAGGGTACAGGGCTTGGGTTAAGTATTTGTAACCGGATAATTGAGGAGCATGGGGGGAAACTGTTTTTTGAAAATCTCGATGGGCAGTCTGTTTTCTGCTTTACTTTACCGCTCGATGATGAAATCCCCGAAAGAAGTATTGGCGGGGGGCAGGATAAGTGGTGA